Proteins encoded in a region of the Neodiprion virginianus isolate iyNeoVirg1 chromosome 2, iyNeoVirg1.1, whole genome shotgun sequence genome:
- the LOC124297034 gene encoding inositol polyphosphate-4-phosphatase type I A isoform X4 gives MRSQLLALRQRIEACSGHKHGTDIQMMRLQQGITTDPAEIPICEVSLACDNLLCDGHGRPPNPVLEIDILAHRSNTWIKYARTEVVERSSNPGFLTTVSFRTSDGLTSETKVRITAYDVRERVSQTATPIGSAVVIFNAIQDTPRLRIPLKSAKATTVGFLTINVWNLEAEDKGNSTESTPCRNIPANNQIFSHRRSQSLPPRLGTKMKLPHQGQLKLLFANPHVQTYRFHSGLGGDICVHEIMAESKLCFQFPQQLLEIWIQEEKELLQEVAGMGELREPWHTKQIELLDRHLHLLHLYSQAKQNLTAFKGIHFKQSTRKNDRTLEFAPLNLHLQRMWVHNDTLNKCGFYDFISVGAFTAHAHKSKNGGLIRLVQDLKESPTRCNQLYQGPSKITMAHDAIQAIKQLRRDVVEAMRSLMKLAKEKQTSGMLPICEDMISKTRILLSLWDPGLVEEALTFLEEYKVAATVQEPINNDDTLTLDLRTHQSLSPFKRITQQLNFDLKSPDFDEFVTPDTPECVKDIWTKESSKMKYSNLSSYKEINENGQVVSAENFVIFPDVEDQSNDAESNQNGNSADNSNEEDDRGGFKGDLDLSKRFLDTQKMCNSPSANYYKPTDEPEPWDLTQLNIEASVMCLVSKVKFLCGRCSSPAVRLRSKNGLGRSQSLKGYAPNNCHSPAVVTIQPKNGTKNDESSKLLDNTNVSKQDTNSSLEKSAPALTKAKEVCQAVDTMTKVIKSNSGQRNKFTEGLDFASIVDWTSELRPSMKKLRQAMDGLLKTARLTHSVFRVQEDAKAAQRACNVRYRRDVCFSQALTALVTGLMAKLWCQRPDPMFLLILTTLGPIISFEALLSYYGDEIDMWGDMTVAVEDLHTVAFTLSRCGVHDRIEGKSMCAAQLPLPRVVGSRTALTVMLPVPDAIYSLLPLVPSLRQTISFNVTPVFFNVGINEMATLAESLGTTRPQKKSNIDNFDRLNEYYLRFKKLNLPTEPSSSRIGTRSPLNQTLADMVNHLKTCVQTKVNKNVDVLQLSSHICRRMRGLRFTSCKSAKDRTGMSITLEQVNVLAAEYHLAEHEFNRALDCMRSEGCRRENTWKNTGVRKYAFNSLQILTLPKLYRPPTGTYGSAQT, from the exons ATGCGTAGTCAGTTACTGGCACTACGACAACGGATAGAGGCTTGTAGCGGTCATAAACATGGAACCGACATTCAAATGATGCGTCTTCAACAGGGAATTACCACAG ATCCAGCTGAAATACCAATCTGTGAAGTATCACTTGCATGTGACAATCTGTTATGTGATGGCCATGGCCGTCCCCCAAATCCTGTATTAGAAATTGATATTCTTGCTCATCGATCAAATACATGGATTAAATACGCCAGAACTGAAGTAGTCGAG AGGAGCAGCAATCCTGGATTTCTGACAACTGTAAGCTTTCGTACAAGCGATGGTTTAACTTCGGAGACGAAAGTAAGGATTACTGCATATGACGTTAGGGAGAGAGTTAGTCAGACTGCTACGCCAATAGGATCTGCAGTGGTTATATTCAATGCCATACAAGATACACCACG ACTAAGAATACCATTGAAGTCTGCCAAAGCCACAACAGTAGGTTTTTTAACCATTAATGTGTGGAACTTGGAGGCAGAAGACAAAGGCAATAGCACAGAAAGTACTCCTTGTAGAAACATACCGGCTAATAATCAG ATATTTTCTCATAGAAGGTCACAGTCTTTGCCTCCAAGATTAGGAACGAAAATGAAGCTTCCACATCAAGGTCAACTTAAATTGTTATTTGCGAATCCCCATGTCCAAACATACAG GTTCCATTCTGGTCTAGGAGGTGACATATGTGTTCATGAGATAATGGCCGAGAGTAAATTGTGTTTTCAATTTCCGCAGCAGCTACT TGAAATTTGGatacaagaagaaaaagagctTCTGCAAGAGGTAGCAGGAATGGGTGAACTTCGCGAGCCCTGGCACACAAAGCAGATAGAGCTTCTCGATCGACATCTGCATCTTTTACATCTCTATTCGCAAGCTAAACAAAATTTGACCGCTTTTAAGG GGATTCATTTCAAACAGTCGACGCGAAAGAATGATAGGACCCTAGAATTTGCTCCCTTAAACCTTCATTTGCAAAGGATGTGGGTCCATAACGACACACTAAATAAATGTGGTTTCTATGATTTCATCAGTGTAGGAGCCTTTACAGCACATGCTCACAAGAGTAAAAATGGTGGACTTATTAG ATTGGTACAAGATCTCAAAGAATCACCGACACGCTGCAATCAGTTATATCAAGGGCCATCGAAAATAACTATGGCGCACGATGCAATTCAAGCCATAAAACAATTGCGTCGTGATGTAGTTGAAGCAATGCGTTCTCTCATGAAACTTGCTAAGGAGAAGCAAACTAGTGGCATGTTACCCATTTGTGAAGATATGATATCAAAAACTAGGATATTACTTAGCTTGTGGGATCCTGGATTGGTTGAAGAAGCGTTAACGTTTCTAGAAGAGTACAAAGTTGCTGCAACTGTTCAAGAACCCATAAATAACGATGATACATTGACGCTGGATTTAAGAACTCACCAGTCTCTTTCTCCGTTCAAACGGATTACCCAACAGCttaattttgatctgaaaagtCCTGATTTTGACGAGTTTGTAACACCTGATACACCTGAGTGTGTAAAGGATATTTGGACGAAAGaaagttcaaaaatgaaatacagTAATCTTTCCTCTTATAAGGAAATCAATGAAAACGGGCAGGTCGTATCAGCAGAGAACTTTGTAATATTTCCAGACGTTGAAGATCAATCAAACGATGCGGAATCTAATCAAAATGGGAATAGTGCTGATAATAGCAATGAAGAGGATGACAGAGGCGGGTTCAAAGGAGATTTGGATTTGAGCAAACGTTTTTTAGATACACAAAAAATGTGCAACTCTCCATCAGCAAATTATTACAAGCCTACTGACGAGCCTGAACCATGGGATCTTACGCAACTTAATATTGAAGCCAGCGTCATGTGTTTAGTTTCTAAAGTTAAATTCCTCTGTGGCAGATGCAGTAGTCCTGCTGTTCGTTTACGTAGTAAAAATGGTTTAGGCAGGTCCCAAAGTCTGAAAGGGTATGCTCCGAATAATTGTCATTCTCCTGCTGTGGTCACCATTCAACCAAAAAATGGCACAAAAAATGATGAGTCGAGCAAACTATTAGACAATACCAATGTGTCGAAACAAGACACGAATTCGTCTCTGGAAAAATCGGCACCGGCTCTTACTAAGGCTAAAGAAG TCTGTCAAGCAGTAGACACAATGACAAAAGTCATTAAAAGCAATTCAGGCCAAAGAAATAAGTTTACCGAGGGTCTGGACTTCGCATCAATAGTTGATTGGACCAGCGAGCTTAGGCCCAGTATGAAGAAATTACGACAAGCCATGGATGGACTTCTGAAGACTGCTAGGCTTACACATTCGGTATTTCGAGTTCAGGAAGATGCTAAGGCTGCCCAAAGAGCTTGTAATGTTCGATACAGGAGGGATGTGTGCTTCAGTCAAGCG TTGACAGCATTGGTAACCGGTTTAATGGCCAAACTATGGTGCCAGCGGCCTGATCCTATGTTTCTCTTGATTCTTACAACTCTTGGACCAATCATATCATTTGAAGCTCTTCTCAGCTACTATGGAGATGAAATTGATATGTGGGGTGACATGACTGTTGCGGTCGAAGATTTGCATACTGTCGCCTTTACGTTGTCTAGATGTGGTGTTCAtgatag AATAGAGGGAAAATCTATGTGTGCTGCTCAGTTGCCATTGCCACGGGTAGTTGGCTCACGAACAGCATTGACAGTAATGCTTCCAGTACCAGATGCTATCTATTCTCTACTCCCGCTTGTGCCATCTTTGAGACAAACTATTTCATTTAATGTAACGCcagtatttttcaacgttgGCATAAATGAGATGGCTACGTTGGCTGAGAGCCTTGGGACGACAAGACCTCAAAAGAAGAGCAATATCGACAACTTTGACAGACTAAATGAATATTACTTAAGATTCAAAAAACTTAACTTGCCTACGGAACCTTCTTCCAGCAGAa TCGGTACCCGTTCACCTTTAAATCAAACATTGGCAGATATGGTTAATCATTTGAAAACATGTGTACAGACcaaggtaaataaaaatgttgatgtCCTTCAACTCTCATCACATATCTGTCGGCGTATGAGAGGGTTAAGATTTACCAGCTGTAAAAGCGCCAAAGATCGTACCGGTATGTCAATAACTCTTGAACAAGTCAATGTACTAGCCGCAGAATATCATCTTGCTGAGCACGAATTTAACAGAGCACTGGATTGTATGCGAAG CGAAGGATGTCGCAGAGAAAATACGTGGAAGAACACAGGTGTACGAAAATATGCATTTAATAGTCTCCAGATATTAACTCTTCCCAAATTGTACCGGCCACCTACCGGTACGTATGGATCAGCACAAACGTAA
- the LOC124297034 gene encoding inositol polyphosphate-4-phosphatase type I A isoform X1 — MRFNKQELMTLATQPSQKFDKEGILYIRERQEGFFRRTESTGKKLESKRQKGKTHKTLRDLSCVTASTSKASLERWCRLRGNLLFYFKSREQWSEPLGVIILEQCNVRVDPPTHQIPYGFSIVFDGGLFQQLGANSSEDRDSWLQALQLASYECMRSQLLALRQRIEACSGHKHGTDIQMMRLQQGITTDPAEIPICEVSLACDNLLCDGHGRPPNPVLEIDILAHRSNTWIKYARTEVVERSSNPGFLTTVSFRTSDGLTSETKVRITAYDVRERVSQTATPIGSAVVIFNAIQDTPRLRIPLKSAKATTVGFLTINVWNLEAEDKGNSTESTPCRNIPANNQIFSHRRSQSLPPRLGTKMKLPHQGQLKLLFANPHVQTYRFHSGLGGDICVHEIMAESKLCFQFPQQLLEIWIQEEKELLQEVAGMGELREPWHTKQIELLDRHLHLLHLYSQAKQNLTAFKGIHFKQSTRKNDRTLEFAPLNLHLQRMWVHNDTLNKCGFYDFISVGAFTAHAHKSKNGGLIRLVQDLKESPTRCNQLYQGPSKITMAHDAIQAIKQLRRDVVEAMRSLMKLAKEKQTSGMLPICEDMISKTRILLSLWDPGLVEEALTFLEEYKVAATVQEPINNDDTLTLDLRTHQSLSPFKRITQQLNFDLKSPDFDEFVTPDTPECVKDIWTKESSKMKYSNLSSYKEINENGQVVSAENFVIFPDVEDQSNDAESNQNGNSADNSNEEDDRGGFKGDLDLSKRFLDTQKMCNSPSANYYKPTDEPEPWDLTQLNIEASVMCLVSKVKFLCGRCSSPAVRLRSKNGLGRSQSLKGYAPNNCHSPAVVTIQPKNGTKNDESSKLLDNTNVSKQDTNSSLEKSAPALTKAKEVCQAVDTMTKVIKSNSGQRNKFTEGLDFASIVDWTSELRPSMKKLRQAMDGLLKTARLTHSVFRVQEDAKAAQRACNVRYRRDVCFSQALTALVTGLMAKLWCQRPDPMFLLILTTLGPIISFEALLSYYGDEIDMWGDMTVAVEDLHTVAFTLSRCGVHDRIEGKSMCAAQLPLPRVVGSRTALTVMLPVPDAIYSLLPLVPSLRQTISFNVTPVFFNVGINEMATLAESLGTTRPQKKSNIDNFDRLNEYYLRFKKLNLPTEPSSSRIGTRSPLNQTLADMVNHLKTCVQTKVNKNVDVLQLSSHICRRMRGLRFTSCKSAKDRTGMSITLEQVNVLAAEYHLAEHEFNRALDCMRSEGCRRENTWKNTGVRKYAFNSLQILTLPKLYRPPTGTYGSAQT; from the exons ATGCGTTTTAATAAACAGGAATTGATGACATTGGCAACACAGCCGTCGCAAAAATTTGATAAGGAAggaattttatacatacggGAACGGCAAGAAGGTTTCTTTCGAAGAACAGAGA GTACAGGTAAAAAACTTGAGAGCAAAAgacaaaaaggaaaaacacaTAAGACTCTACGAGACCTCAGTTGTGTAACAGCCAGCACGAGTAAAG caaGTCTAGAGCGGTGGTGCAGGTTGCGAGgaaatttgttgttttattttaaatcaagagAACAATGGTCAGAGCCTCTTGGAGTTATTATACTCGAACAATGCAATGTCCGTGTCGATCCACCAACACATCAAATTCCCTATGGATTCAGCATAG TTTTCGATGGTGGCTTATTCCAACAGCTGGGTGCAAATTCTTCAGAAGACAGAGATAGCTGGCTGCAGGCACTCCAGTTGGCTAGTTATGAATGCATGCGTAGTCAGTTACTGGCACTACGACAACGGATAGAGGCTTGTAGCGGTCATAAACATGGAACCGACATTCAAATGATGCGTCTTCAACAGGGAATTACCACAG ATCCAGCTGAAATACCAATCTGTGAAGTATCACTTGCATGTGACAATCTGTTATGTGATGGCCATGGCCGTCCCCCAAATCCTGTATTAGAAATTGATATTCTTGCTCATCGATCAAATACATGGATTAAATACGCCAGAACTGAAGTAGTCGAG AGGAGCAGCAATCCTGGATTTCTGACAACTGTAAGCTTTCGTACAAGCGATGGTTTAACTTCGGAGACGAAAGTAAGGATTACTGCATATGACGTTAGGGAGAGAGTTAGTCAGACTGCTACGCCAATAGGATCTGCAGTGGTTATATTCAATGCCATACAAGATACACCACG ACTAAGAATACCATTGAAGTCTGCCAAAGCCACAACAGTAGGTTTTTTAACCATTAATGTGTGGAACTTGGAGGCAGAAGACAAAGGCAATAGCACAGAAAGTACTCCTTGTAGAAACATACCGGCTAATAATCAG ATATTTTCTCATAGAAGGTCACAGTCTTTGCCTCCAAGATTAGGAACGAAAATGAAGCTTCCACATCAAGGTCAACTTAAATTGTTATTTGCGAATCCCCATGTCCAAACATACAG GTTCCATTCTGGTCTAGGAGGTGACATATGTGTTCATGAGATAATGGCCGAGAGTAAATTGTGTTTTCAATTTCCGCAGCAGCTACT TGAAATTTGGatacaagaagaaaaagagctTCTGCAAGAGGTAGCAGGAATGGGTGAACTTCGCGAGCCCTGGCACACAAAGCAGATAGAGCTTCTCGATCGACATCTGCATCTTTTACATCTCTATTCGCAAGCTAAACAAAATTTGACCGCTTTTAAGG GGATTCATTTCAAACAGTCGACGCGAAAGAATGATAGGACCCTAGAATTTGCTCCCTTAAACCTTCATTTGCAAAGGATGTGGGTCCATAACGACACACTAAATAAATGTGGTTTCTATGATTTCATCAGTGTAGGAGCCTTTACAGCACATGCTCACAAGAGTAAAAATGGTGGACTTATTAG ATTGGTACAAGATCTCAAAGAATCACCGACACGCTGCAATCAGTTATATCAAGGGCCATCGAAAATAACTATGGCGCACGATGCAATTCAAGCCATAAAACAATTGCGTCGTGATGTAGTTGAAGCAATGCGTTCTCTCATGAAACTTGCTAAGGAGAAGCAAACTAGTGGCATGTTACCCATTTGTGAAGATATGATATCAAAAACTAGGATATTACTTAGCTTGTGGGATCCTGGATTGGTTGAAGAAGCGTTAACGTTTCTAGAAGAGTACAAAGTTGCTGCAACTGTTCAAGAACCCATAAATAACGATGATACATTGACGCTGGATTTAAGAACTCACCAGTCTCTTTCTCCGTTCAAACGGATTACCCAACAGCttaattttgatctgaaaagtCCTGATTTTGACGAGTTTGTAACACCTGATACACCTGAGTGTGTAAAGGATATTTGGACGAAAGaaagttcaaaaatgaaatacagTAATCTTTCCTCTTATAAGGAAATCAATGAAAACGGGCAGGTCGTATCAGCAGAGAACTTTGTAATATTTCCAGACGTTGAAGATCAATCAAACGATGCGGAATCTAATCAAAATGGGAATAGTGCTGATAATAGCAATGAAGAGGATGACAGAGGCGGGTTCAAAGGAGATTTGGATTTGAGCAAACGTTTTTTAGATACACAAAAAATGTGCAACTCTCCATCAGCAAATTATTACAAGCCTACTGACGAGCCTGAACCATGGGATCTTACGCAACTTAATATTGAAGCCAGCGTCATGTGTTTAGTTTCTAAAGTTAAATTCCTCTGTGGCAGATGCAGTAGTCCTGCTGTTCGTTTACGTAGTAAAAATGGTTTAGGCAGGTCCCAAAGTCTGAAAGGGTATGCTCCGAATAATTGTCATTCTCCTGCTGTGGTCACCATTCAACCAAAAAATGGCACAAAAAATGATGAGTCGAGCAAACTATTAGACAATACCAATGTGTCGAAACAAGACACGAATTCGTCTCTGGAAAAATCGGCACCGGCTCTTACTAAGGCTAAAGAAG TCTGTCAAGCAGTAGACACAATGACAAAAGTCATTAAAAGCAATTCAGGCCAAAGAAATAAGTTTACCGAGGGTCTGGACTTCGCATCAATAGTTGATTGGACCAGCGAGCTTAGGCCCAGTATGAAGAAATTACGACAAGCCATGGATGGACTTCTGAAGACTGCTAGGCTTACACATTCGGTATTTCGAGTTCAGGAAGATGCTAAGGCTGCCCAAAGAGCTTGTAATGTTCGATACAGGAGGGATGTGTGCTTCAGTCAAGCG TTGACAGCATTGGTAACCGGTTTAATGGCCAAACTATGGTGCCAGCGGCCTGATCCTATGTTTCTCTTGATTCTTACAACTCTTGGACCAATCATATCATTTGAAGCTCTTCTCAGCTACTATGGAGATGAAATTGATATGTGGGGTGACATGACTGTTGCGGTCGAAGATTTGCATACTGTCGCCTTTACGTTGTCTAGATGTGGTGTTCAtgatag AATAGAGGGAAAATCTATGTGTGCTGCTCAGTTGCCATTGCCACGGGTAGTTGGCTCACGAACAGCATTGACAGTAATGCTTCCAGTACCAGATGCTATCTATTCTCTACTCCCGCTTGTGCCATCTTTGAGACAAACTATTTCATTTAATGTAACGCcagtatttttcaacgttgGCATAAATGAGATGGCTACGTTGGCTGAGAGCCTTGGGACGACAAGACCTCAAAAGAAGAGCAATATCGACAACTTTGACAGACTAAATGAATATTACTTAAGATTCAAAAAACTTAACTTGCCTACGGAACCTTCTTCCAGCAGAa TCGGTACCCGTTCACCTTTAAATCAAACATTGGCAGATATGGTTAATCATTTGAAAACATGTGTACAGACcaaggtaaataaaaatgttgatgtCCTTCAACTCTCATCACATATCTGTCGGCGTATGAGAGGGTTAAGATTTACCAGCTGTAAAAGCGCCAAAGATCGTACCGGTATGTCAATAACTCTTGAACAAGTCAATGTACTAGCCGCAGAATATCATCTTGCTGAGCACGAATTTAACAGAGCACTGGATTGTATGCGAAG CGAAGGATGTCGCAGAGAAAATACGTGGAAGAACACAGGTGTACGAAAATATGCATTTAATAGTCTCCAGATATTAACTCTTCCCAAATTGTACCGGCCACCTACCGGTACGTATGGATCAGCACAAACGTAA
- the LOC124297034 gene encoding inositol polyphosphate-4-phosphatase type I A isoform X2, whose protein sequence is MRFNKQELMTLATQPSQKFDKEGILYIRERQEGFFRRTESTGKKLESKRQKGKTHKTLRDLSCVTASTSKASLERWCRLRGNLLFYFKSREQWSEPLGVIILEQCNVRVDPPTHQIPYGFSIVFDGGLFQQLGANSSEDRDSWLQALQLASYECMRSQLLALRQRIEACSGHKHGTDIQMMRLQQGITTDPAEIPICEVSLACDNLLCDGHGRPPNPVLEIDILAHRSNTWIKYARTEVVERSSNPGFLTTVSFRTSDGLTSETKVRITAYDVRERVSQTATPIGSAVVIFNAIQDTPRLRIPLKSAKATTVGFLTINVWNLEAEDKGNSTESTPCRNIPANNQIFSHRRSQSLPPRLGTKMKLPHQGQLKLLFANPHVQTYRFHSGLGGDICVHEIMAESKLCFQFPQQLLEIWIQEEKELLQEVAGMGELREPWHTKQIELLDRHLHLLHLYSQAKQNLTAFKGIHFKQSTRKNDRTLEFAPLNLHLQRMWVHNDTLNKCGFYDFISVGAFTAHAHKSKNGGLIRLVQDLKESPTRCNQLYQGPSKITMAHDAIQAIKQLRRDVVEAMRSLMKLAKEKQTSGMLPICEDMISKTRILLSLWDPGLVEEALTFLEEYKVAATVQEPINNDDTLTLDLRTHQSLSPFKRITQQLNFDLKSPDFDEFVTPDTPECVKDIWTKESSKMKYSNLSSYKEINENGQVVSAENFVIFPDVEDQSNDAESNQNGNSADNSNEEDDRGGFKGDLDLSKRFLDTQKMCNSPSANYYKPTDEPEPWDLTQLNIEASVMCLVSKVKFLCGRCSSPAVRLRSKNGLGRSQSLKGYAPNNCHSPAVVTIQPKNGTKNDESSKLLDNTNVSKQDTNSSLEKSAPALTKAKEVDTMTKVIKSNSGQRNKFTEGLDFASIVDWTSELRPSMKKLRQAMDGLLKTARLTHSVFRVQEDAKAAQRACNVRYRRDVCFSQALTALVTGLMAKLWCQRPDPMFLLILTTLGPIISFEALLSYYGDEIDMWGDMTVAVEDLHTVAFTLSRCGVHDRIEGKSMCAAQLPLPRVVGSRTALTVMLPVPDAIYSLLPLVPSLRQTISFNVTPVFFNVGINEMATLAESLGTTRPQKKSNIDNFDRLNEYYLRFKKLNLPTEPSSSRIGTRSPLNQTLADMVNHLKTCVQTKVNKNVDVLQLSSHICRRMRGLRFTSCKSAKDRTGMSITLEQVNVLAAEYHLAEHEFNRALDCMRSEGCRRENTWKNTGVRKYAFNSLQILTLPKLYRPPTGTYGSAQT, encoded by the exons ATGCGTTTTAATAAACAGGAATTGATGACATTGGCAACACAGCCGTCGCAAAAATTTGATAAGGAAggaattttatacatacggGAACGGCAAGAAGGTTTCTTTCGAAGAACAGAGA GTACAGGTAAAAAACTTGAGAGCAAAAgacaaaaaggaaaaacacaTAAGACTCTACGAGACCTCAGTTGTGTAACAGCCAGCACGAGTAAAG caaGTCTAGAGCGGTGGTGCAGGTTGCGAGgaaatttgttgttttattttaaatcaagagAACAATGGTCAGAGCCTCTTGGAGTTATTATACTCGAACAATGCAATGTCCGTGTCGATCCACCAACACATCAAATTCCCTATGGATTCAGCATAG TTTTCGATGGTGGCTTATTCCAACAGCTGGGTGCAAATTCTTCAGAAGACAGAGATAGCTGGCTGCAGGCACTCCAGTTGGCTAGTTATGAATGCATGCGTAGTCAGTTACTGGCACTACGACAACGGATAGAGGCTTGTAGCGGTCATAAACATGGAACCGACATTCAAATGATGCGTCTTCAACAGGGAATTACCACAG ATCCAGCTGAAATACCAATCTGTGAAGTATCACTTGCATGTGACAATCTGTTATGTGATGGCCATGGCCGTCCCCCAAATCCTGTATTAGAAATTGATATTCTTGCTCATCGATCAAATACATGGATTAAATACGCCAGAACTGAAGTAGTCGAG AGGAGCAGCAATCCTGGATTTCTGACAACTGTAAGCTTTCGTACAAGCGATGGTTTAACTTCGGAGACGAAAGTAAGGATTACTGCATATGACGTTAGGGAGAGAGTTAGTCAGACTGCTACGCCAATAGGATCTGCAGTGGTTATATTCAATGCCATACAAGATACACCACG ACTAAGAATACCATTGAAGTCTGCCAAAGCCACAACAGTAGGTTTTTTAACCATTAATGTGTGGAACTTGGAGGCAGAAGACAAAGGCAATAGCACAGAAAGTACTCCTTGTAGAAACATACCGGCTAATAATCAG ATATTTTCTCATAGAAGGTCACAGTCTTTGCCTCCAAGATTAGGAACGAAAATGAAGCTTCCACATCAAGGTCAACTTAAATTGTTATTTGCGAATCCCCATGTCCAAACATACAG GTTCCATTCTGGTCTAGGAGGTGACATATGTGTTCATGAGATAATGGCCGAGAGTAAATTGTGTTTTCAATTTCCGCAGCAGCTACT TGAAATTTGGatacaagaagaaaaagagctTCTGCAAGAGGTAGCAGGAATGGGTGAACTTCGCGAGCCCTGGCACACAAAGCAGATAGAGCTTCTCGATCGACATCTGCATCTTTTACATCTCTATTCGCAAGCTAAACAAAATTTGACCGCTTTTAAGG GGATTCATTTCAAACAGTCGACGCGAAAGAATGATAGGACCCTAGAATTTGCTCCCTTAAACCTTCATTTGCAAAGGATGTGGGTCCATAACGACACACTAAATAAATGTGGTTTCTATGATTTCATCAGTGTAGGAGCCTTTACAGCACATGCTCACAAGAGTAAAAATGGTGGACTTATTAG ATTGGTACAAGATCTCAAAGAATCACCGACACGCTGCAATCAGTTATATCAAGGGCCATCGAAAATAACTATGGCGCACGATGCAATTCAAGCCATAAAACAATTGCGTCGTGATGTAGTTGAAGCAATGCGTTCTCTCATGAAACTTGCTAAGGAGAAGCAAACTAGTGGCATGTTACCCATTTGTGAAGATATGATATCAAAAACTAGGATATTACTTAGCTTGTGGGATCCTGGATTGGTTGAAGAAGCGTTAACGTTTCTAGAAGAGTACAAAGTTGCTGCAACTGTTCAAGAACCCATAAATAACGATGATACATTGACGCTGGATTTAAGAACTCACCAGTCTCTTTCTCCGTTCAAACGGATTACCCAACAGCttaattttgatctgaaaagtCCTGATTTTGACGAGTTTGTAACACCTGATACACCTGAGTGTGTAAAGGATATTTGGACGAAAGaaagttcaaaaatgaaatacagTAATCTTTCCTCTTATAAGGAAATCAATGAAAACGGGCAGGTCGTATCAGCAGAGAACTTTGTAATATTTCCAGACGTTGAAGATCAATCAAACGATGCGGAATCTAATCAAAATGGGAATAGTGCTGATAATAGCAATGAAGAGGATGACAGAGGCGGGTTCAAAGGAGATTTGGATTTGAGCAAACGTTTTTTAGATACACAAAAAATGTGCAACTCTCCATCAGCAAATTATTACAAGCCTACTGACGAGCCTGAACCATGGGATCTTACGCAACTTAATATTGAAGCCAGCGTCATGTGTTTAGTTTCTAAAGTTAAATTCCTCTGTGGCAGATGCAGTAGTCCTGCTGTTCGTTTACGTAGTAAAAATGGTTTAGGCAGGTCCCAAAGTCTGAAAGGGTATGCTCCGAATAATTGTCATTCTCCTGCTGTGGTCACCATTCAACCAAAAAATGGCACAAAAAATGATGAGTCGAGCAAACTATTAGACAATACCAATGTGTCGAAACAAGACACGAATTCGTCTCTGGAAAAATCGGCACCGGCTCTTACTAAGGCTAAAGAAG TAGACACAATGACAAAAGTCATTAAAAGCAATTCAGGCCAAAGAAATAAGTTTACCGAGGGTCTGGACTTCGCATCAATAGTTGATTGGACCAGCGAGCTTAGGCCCAGTATGAAGAAATTACGACAAGCCATGGATGGACTTCTGAAGACTGCTAGGCTTACACATTCGGTATTTCGAGTTCAGGAAGATGCTAAGGCTGCCCAAAGAGCTTGTAATGTTCGATACAGGAGGGATGTGTGCTTCAGTCAAGCG TTGACAGCATTGGTAACCGGTTTAATGGCCAAACTATGGTGCCAGCGGCCTGATCCTATGTTTCTCTTGATTCTTACAACTCTTGGACCAATCATATCATTTGAAGCTCTTCTCAGCTACTATGGAGATGAAATTGATATGTGGGGTGACATGACTGTTGCGGTCGAAGATTTGCATACTGTCGCCTTTACGTTGTCTAGATGTGGTGTTCAtgatag AATAGAGGGAAAATCTATGTGTGCTGCTCAGTTGCCATTGCCACGGGTAGTTGGCTCACGAACAGCATTGACAGTAATGCTTCCAGTACCAGATGCTATCTATTCTCTACTCCCGCTTGTGCCATCTTTGAGACAAACTATTTCATTTAATGTAACGCcagtatttttcaacgttgGCATAAATGAGATGGCTACGTTGGCTGAGAGCCTTGGGACGACAAGACCTCAAAAGAAGAGCAATATCGACAACTTTGACAGACTAAATGAATATTACTTAAGATTCAAAAAACTTAACTTGCCTACGGAACCTTCTTCCAGCAGAa TCGGTACCCGTTCACCTTTAAATCAAACATTGGCAGATATGGTTAATCATTTGAAAACATGTGTACAGACcaaggtaaataaaaatgttgatgtCCTTCAACTCTCATCACATATCTGTCGGCGTATGAGAGGGTTAAGATTTACCAGCTGTAAAAGCGCCAAAGATCGTACCGGTATGTCAATAACTCTTGAACAAGTCAATGTACTAGCCGCAGAATATCATCTTGCTGAGCACGAATTTAACAGAGCACTGGATTGTATGCGAAG CGAAGGATGTCGCAGAGAAAATACGTGGAAGAACACAGGTGTACGAAAATATGCATTTAATAGTCTCCAGATATTAACTCTTCCCAAATTGTACCGGCCACCTACCGGTACGTATGGATCAGCACAAACGTAA